A genomic window from Actinomycetaceae bacterium MB13-C1-2 includes:
- the lnt gene encoding apolipoprotein N-acyltransferase: MSSVLGKSESKRGFRATGSLPLDLLLLVISAVAMWASFPALSIWPLMIPSLALLVFVIDRVGPLRAGLYAVFWAMVFLMPHISWMQIATDGTILAWIALAGAQAFFIGLWGSSFSALGTWRWSRTVWGEVLGGALLWVTFEELRSRVPFGGFPWGKLAYPQVDSPMIIYAPVGGEVLVSFLVMAAAILLRRALALREPLAPSPWGRLGALGVAALIAFGPVFFRLPNTQQEGSVSIAAVQGNVEVPASETFSVPGKVTGNHLAETLRLLESEPRPQIVFWGENSTDLDPRYFGETKGIVEKASDAAEVPLVIGIMERDGDVRYNWVGVWYPKEGSHEAGFAAETLYGKQRPVPWGEYIPFRALTLKLATAAAQIQVDMVPVDNPGYMEVELNDGSILPIAVGICFEVAYEPIIAEGVRMGGQLIYIPTNNVHFDDSAESLQQLQMLQFRAAEFSRSAVQVSTNGASGIARPDGSLLASTPMQVAAHLQAEVPLRSTITLAARLGESLSWVVIFGGGALALASVGAHIYGRSLVKAQKNQVKRKETAKTKLNLAKSNQKGSAARGKRSASSAKK, translated from the coding sequence GTGAGTTCGGTCTTGGGAAAGAGCGAGTCAAAACGAGGATTTCGTGCGACGGGGAGTCTCCCGCTTGACCTGCTTCTCCTGGTCATCTCCGCGGTGGCGATGTGGGCTTCGTTCCCAGCGCTGAGTATTTGGCCATTAATGATTCCCTCTCTGGCCTTGCTCGTTTTTGTGATAGACCGGGTTGGACCTCTGCGCGCGGGACTCTATGCGGTGTTTTGGGCAATGGTCTTCCTGATGCCCCACATTTCTTGGATGCAGATCGCGACGGACGGCACGATCCTGGCGTGGATCGCACTGGCAGGAGCCCAGGCGTTCTTTATCGGCCTATGGGGCAGTAGCTTCTCTGCGCTCGGTACTTGGCGATGGTCGCGGACCGTTTGGGGCGAGGTTCTTGGCGGAGCCCTATTGTGGGTGACTTTTGAGGAGTTGAGGTCCCGGGTCCCATTCGGCGGATTCCCGTGGGGCAAACTCGCTTATCCGCAGGTTGACTCACCGATGATAATTTATGCTCCGGTTGGGGGAGAGGTATTGGTCTCCTTCCTGGTGATGGCCGCTGCAATCCTTCTGCGACGTGCACTGGCGCTGAGGGAGCCGCTCGCTCCAAGTCCATGGGGGAGACTCGGGGCTCTTGGCGTCGCGGCTCTAATTGCGTTTGGCCCGGTTTTCTTTCGACTGCCGAACACTCAACAGGAGGGTTCCGTTTCGATAGCCGCGGTTCAAGGCAATGTTGAGGTGCCGGCTAGTGAGACGTTCTCAGTTCCCGGGAAGGTAACCGGCAATCATCTAGCGGAGACCCTGAGACTGCTTGAATCCGAACCGAGACCGCAGATCGTCTTTTGGGGCGAGAACTCCACGGATCTCGATCCTCGCTACTTTGGTGAGACCAAAGGAATCGTTGAGAAGGCCTCAGACGCAGCCGAAGTTCCCCTCGTCATCGGCATCATGGAACGGGACGGAGACGTTCGCTATAACTGGGTTGGTGTTTGGTATCCAAAGGAGGGTTCCCACGAAGCTGGTTTCGCGGCAGAAACCCTGTACGGTAAACAGCGGCCGGTTCCTTGGGGGGAGTACATTCCATTCCGCGCTCTCACACTGAAACTTGCCACTGCGGCAGCACAGATTCAGGTCGACATGGTTCCCGTGGATAATCCCGGCTACATGGAGGTGGAGCTGAACGACGGAAGCATCCTGCCAATAGCCGTGGGAATCTGCTTCGAAGTCGCGTACGAACCGATCATCGCCGAAGGCGTGCGTATGGGCGGGCAACTAATCTACATTCCCACCAACAACGTTCACTTCGACGACTCTGCGGAGTCCTTGCAGCAACTACAAATGCTTCAGTTCAGGGCCGCAGAGTTCTCCCGCTCGGCAGTCCAGGTTTCCACCAATGGAGCCTCAGGAATTGCTAGACCAGACGGCAGTCTTCTCGCTTCAACGCCGATGCAGGTGGCGGCGCATCTACAGGCCGAGGTACCGCTACGAAGCACGATTACGCTGGCCGCAAGACTGGGCGAAAGCCTGTCATGGGTGGTCATCTTTGGTGGAGGAGCGCTTGCATTGGCCTCGGTCGGGGCCCATATTTATGGCCGTTCGCTAGTGAAGGCGCAGAAAAACCAAGTCAAACGTAAAGAGACTGCAAAGACTAAGTTAAATTTGGCTAAATCTAACCAAAAGGGGAGCGCTGCCAGGGGGAAGCGCTCCGCATCCTCAGCAAAAAAGTAG
- a CDS encoding RNA polymerase-binding protein RbpA, with product MADRALRGMQIGSKSLESEDGVVFADRFEAHYVCPNGHDFPVMFAAEAEPPATWECRCGEIAELVGEVVTDEEAKPVKQQRTHWDMLLERRSLEELDQLLKEQLEAYRSGELELDVSYRNG from the coding sequence TTGGCAGATCGCGCACTTCGAGGCATGCAGATTGGTTCAAAGTCTCTTGAGTCCGAAGACGGTGTTGTATTCGCTGACCGTTTTGAGGCTCACTACGTTTGCCCGAACGGCCACGATTTTCCGGTGATGTTTGCCGCTGAGGCAGAACCCCCGGCAACCTGGGAATGCCGCTGCGGCGAGATCGCCGAGCTCGTTGGTGAAGTTGTCACCGACGAAGAAGCCAAACCTGTCAAGCAGCAACGAACCCACTGGGACATGCTTCTTGAGCGTCGTAGCCTTGAAGAACTTGATCAGCTTCTCAAGGAGCAACTTGAGGCCTATCGCAGCGGCGAACTGGAACTCGATGTCTCTTACCGAAACGGCTAA
- a CDS encoding acylphosphatase — protein MVSDQHSKKALDLRIRGRVQGVGLRYRLKWKADELDIEGWTRNEVDGTVSVHVQGMGYRIDHFRDWLLAGIDGVYISRMDVDASKFEDLSGFEILR, from the coding sequence ATGGTCTCGGACCAGCATTCTAAGAAGGCTCTCGATCTTCGGATTCGTGGGCGGGTACAGGGCGTAGGTCTTAGATACCGGCTCAAGTGGAAAGCCGACGAACTAGACATCGAAGGCTGGACCCGCAACGAAGTCGATGGAACGGTAAGTGTTCATGTCCAGGGCATGGGATATCGCATAGATCATTTTCGCGACTGGCTCTTGGCCGGAATTGACGGGGTCTATATTTCGCGCATGGACGTTGATGCTTCAAAGTTCGAGGACCTAAGCGGGTTCGAAATTCTCAGATAG
- a CDS encoding MerR family transcriptional regulator, whose protein sequence is MSANGDQLAESRQTMLFGDTLAEIDTTAGYRGPVACGAAGITYRQLDYWARTGLVVPSLRSAQGSGSQRLYSFKDILVLKVVKRLLDAGVSLQQVRTAVAQLADRGVDDLASITLMSDGASVYECSSADEIVDLLQGGQGVFGIAVGKVWREVEGTLAELPVDQGDGVIGMNELEARRRAKRAV, encoded by the coding sequence ATGAGCGCTAACGGTGACCAGTTGGCGGAGTCACGCCAGACAATGCTCTTTGGAGACACTCTTGCTGAGATTGACACCACTGCCGGCTACCGAGGACCGGTTGCGTGTGGTGCGGCCGGAATAACTTACAGGCAGCTCGATTACTGGGCGCGCACCGGCCTGGTTGTTCCGTCGCTACGAAGCGCACAGGGATCCGGTTCACAGCGTCTCTATTCGTTCAAGGACATTCTGGTTTTGAAGGTCGTTAAGCGTCTTCTTGACGCCGGGGTTTCCCTACAGCAGGTGCGCACAGCAGTGGCACAGCTTGCGGATAGAGGAGTCGACGACCTGGCTTCCATCACTCTGATGAGCGACGGGGCATCCGTTTACGAGTGTTCTTCTGCAGACGAGATTGTTGACTTGCTTCAGGGCGGCCAGGGGGTCTTTGGTATCGCCGTCGGTAAAGTCTGGCGCGAGGTCGAAGGAACACTAGCAGAGCTTCCGGTCGACCAGGGCGACGGAGTTATCGGTATGAACGAACTTGAGGCGCGCAGGCGCGCCAAGCGTGCGGTCTGA
- a CDS encoding MerR family transcriptional regulator: MTRAAAGAKLDRGGAPEKQGPISWPHGTSHEPTMPIGAVVKTLKNEFPATTVSKIRFLEDKGLVKPHRTASGYRKYSLADIERIRYILTQQRDSYAPLRVIHENLVALDAGHQADDPRPARLVTDRGKSVAPSGRSTVSVRELSDLTGVGREVLEEYTRLGLIAPDLGGHFPSSTVTTVNLIGQAVASGVPARNLRSVRTGAERSADIIEQVTVGITRRDRSADRERAKAEAAELAEVFITLHGQYLHSALASLDV, encoded by the coding sequence GTGACGAGGGCAGCGGCAGGTGCCAAACTAGATCGGGGCGGGGCGCCAGAGAAACAGGGACCGATTAGTTGGCCGCACGGCACTTCGCACGAACCAACCATGCCGATTGGTGCCGTCGTGAAGACTCTGAAGAACGAGTTTCCGGCCACTACAGTTTCCAAGATTCGTTTTCTTGAGGACAAAGGTCTGGTTAAGCCCCACCGCACGGCTTCGGGATACCGCAAGTACTCACTCGCGGACATCGAACGTATCCGGTACATACTGACCCAGCAAAGGGATTCCTACGCCCCTCTACGAGTGATTCACGAGAACTTAGTTGCTCTTGACGCTGGGCACCAGGCCGACGACCCGCGTCCGGCCCGCCTTGTTACGGATCGGGGAAAGTCGGTTGCGCCGAGTGGACGAAGCACCGTTTCAGTACGTGAGCTCTCTGACTTGACCGGGGTAGGTCGCGAGGTGCTAGAGGAGTACACCCGACTCGGTCTAATAGCTCCTGACCTGGGAGGACATTTCCCGTCATCGACCGTGACGACCGTGAACCTGATCGGTCAGGCAGTGGCTTCGGGAGTGCCCGCAAGGAACTTACGCTCAGTTCGAACCGGGGCCGAACGGTCAGCCGACATCATCGAACAGGTGACAGTTGGTATCACTCGCAGAGACAGGTCTGCAGATCGCGAGCGAGCCAAAGCCGAGGCCGCGGAGCTCGCCGAGGTCTTTATTACACTCCACGGCCAGTACCTGCACTCCGCACTTGCATCACTGGACGTCTAG
- a CDS encoding FHA domain-containing protein: protein MGSDGTFDPSSTAFFGTESEEPQDSARIPLSARDQEAVEALPAGSALLIVQRGPNTGARFLLDREITNAGRSPSSDIFLDDVTVSRKHCQFISKDGVHMVRDSGALNGTYVNRERVDQALLSAGDEVQIGKYRMTYQPSPKQ from the coding sequence GTGGGCAGCGACGGCACCTTTGACCCATCCAGCACAGCATTCTTTGGCACGGAGAGCGAAGAGCCCCAGGATTCAGCGAGAATCCCACTTTCAGCCAGAGATCAAGAGGCTGTTGAGGCTCTACCTGCTGGTTCTGCACTTCTGATTGTTCAGCGTGGACCAAATACCGGGGCCCGGTTCTTACTGGATCGCGAGATTACCAACGCGGGACGCTCACCCTCGTCCGACATATTCCTGGACGATGTAACGGTTTCGCGCAAGCACTGCCAGTTCATTTCAAAGGACGGCGTGCATATGGTTCGTGACTCGGGGGCGCTAAATGGCACATACGTAAACCGTGAGAGGGTCGATCAGGCCCTGCTCTCTGCGGGAGACGAAGTGCAGATTGGCAAGTACCGTATGACTTACCAGCCTTCACCCAAGCAGTGA